The following proteins come from a genomic window of Limosilactobacillus reuteri:
- a CDS encoding TIGR01457 family HAD-type hydrolase, with protein sequence MKDYQGYFIDLDGTTYKGKERIPAAGRFIKRLQEAGKEVLFVTNNSTRTPDFVAENLRKNHDINVTAENVYTTAIATADYLRSIAPAKSKIYVIGESGLKLALEKRGFILTDDQPEYVVVGLDTSVTYEKLEKTVLLIRSGAKFIGTNADSNLPNERGMVPGAGSIVKLVEYATQTKPVMIGKPEAIIMKMALERVQLPKEKVIMVGDNYHTDIEAAINVGMDSLLVYTGLSRPEEVIKEKIQPTYKVNNLDEWKI encoded by the coding sequence ATGAAAGATTATCAAGGATACTTTATTGATTTAGATGGGACTACTTATAAGGGGAAGGAACGGATTCCAGCAGCCGGAAGATTTATCAAACGACTACAAGAAGCAGGGAAAGAGGTTCTATTTGTAACAAACAACAGTACCCGAACGCCAGATTTTGTCGCTGAAAACCTCCGTAAAAATCATGATATTAATGTTACTGCGGAAAACGTATATACAACAGCAATCGCAACCGCTGACTATTTACGGTCAATAGCACCAGCAAAAAGCAAGATTTATGTTATTGGTGAGTCGGGATTAAAGTTAGCTTTAGAAAAGCGTGGTTTTATCTTGACTGATGATCAACCTGAATATGTAGTTGTCGGCTTAGATACGAGTGTTACTTATGAAAAACTTGAAAAAACAGTTTTGTTAATTCGAAGTGGCGCTAAATTTATCGGTACTAATGCTGATAGTAATCTACCAAATGAGCGAGGGATGGTTCCAGGAGCAGGTTCGATTGTAAAGTTAGTAGAATATGCAACCCAAACGAAACCTGTGATGATTGGTAAACCAGAAGCCATAATTATGAAAATGGCACTTGAAAGAGTTCAATTACCTAAAGAGAAGGTAATTATGGTCGGCGATAACTATCACACTGATATTGAGGCAGCAATTAATGTCGGGATGGATAGTTTGTTAGTATATACTGGTTTATCGCGCCCAGAAGAAGTTATAAAAGAAAAAATTCAGCCAACGTATAAGGTGAATAATCTTGATGAATGGAAGATTTGA
- a CDS encoding VTT domain-containing protein: MATLIDFILHIDVHLIQIVNQFGDATYLILFAIIFIETGAVIMPFLPGDSLLFAASALAADPRYHLNIWIFIFIFLCACLGGDSLNFLIGHKIGKSLSNHSLFGKLIDKDSLERAEVFFEKHGAPAIILARFIPIIRTFAPFAVAGPGFPYKQFIRYSVIGCVVWVALCCGCGYFFGNLPFIQEHFSVIILAIIVVTLIPAVIGALRSRFVKEDA, encoded by the coding sequence TTGGCAACTCTTATTGATTTTATACTACATATTGATGTTCATTTAATTCAGATTGTTAATCAATTCGGTGATGCGACCTATTTAATTTTATTTGCTATTATCTTTATCGAAACTGGTGCAGTCATAATGCCCTTTCTACCTGGAGATTCCCTTCTCTTTGCTGCAAGTGCGCTAGCTGCTGACCCTCGTTATCATCTTAATATTTGGATTTTTATTTTCATCTTCTTATGTGCCTGTTTGGGTGGGGACTCCCTTAACTTTTTAATTGGTCATAAGATTGGTAAAAGTCTTTCTAACCATTCACTTTTTGGTAAATTGATTGATAAAGATAGTCTAGAACGTGCCGAAGTCTTCTTTGAAAAGCATGGTGCGCCGGCTATTATTCTTGCCCGTTTTATTCCGATTATTAGAACATTTGCTCCGTTTGCCGTGGCAGGTCCAGGTTTTCCATATAAGCAATTTATTCGTTATAGTGTAATTGGCTGTGTTGTATGGGTAGCGCTTTGCTGTGGATGTGGTTACTTCTTCGGTAATCTTCCGTTCATTCAAGAACACTTCTCTGTAATCATCCTTGCAATTATTGTGGTTACTTTAATTCCAGCAGTTATCGGAGCATTACGTTCGCGCTTTGTTAAAGAAGATGCGTAA
- a CDS encoding TIGR01906 family membrane protein, translated as MNGRFEFIQWGRAILLTLLSLVVAISIALFIVINISPFFITIPKHLLGLSAAELMADYGNVIKYIQLPTQRVFKLRYLPIDPSAVHHFKDVKRLILLNEAVMLASIPLLVCGLKKQKRQNQLWRLILPFQMLFILLLFSGFMGITNFSVLFIKFHYLFFSNMDWLFDPRTTPIILLMPEKFFTVLFGLWLGFTLIILLLIWGWIKLMLRIFFNKART; from the coding sequence ATGAATGGAAGATTTGAATTTATTCAATGGGGAAGAGCAATATTATTGACGCTACTTAGTTTAGTTGTTGCAATTAGTATTGCTCTTTTTATCGTTATTAACATCTCACCTTTTTTTATAACAATTCCTAAGCACCTTTTAGGATTATCTGCGGCTGAATTAATGGCTGATTATGGAAATGTTATTAAATATATCCAACTTCCGACACAACGAGTCTTCAAACTAAGATATTTACCAATTGATCCTTCTGCAGTTCACCATTTTAAAGATGTAAAGCGTTTGATTTTATTAAATGAAGCTGTGATGTTGGCTTCAATTCCGTTGTTAGTATGTGGTTTAAAAAAACAAAAACGGCAAAATCAGCTCTGGCGCTTGATCTTACCGTTTCAGATGTTATTTATTTTATTGCTCTTTAGTGGATTTATGGGGATAACAAATTTCAGTGTCCTCTTTATTAAATTTCATTATCTTTTCTTTAGCAATATGGATTGGTTATTTGATCCACGAACAACACCAATCATATTGCTGATGCCCGAAAAATTTTTTACAGTGCTATTTGGATTATGGTTAGGATTTACATTAATAATCTTGCTTTTAATTTGGGGATGGATAAAGCTTATGTTACGCATCTTCTTTAACAAAGCGCGAACGTAA